The Triticum urartu cultivar G1812 chromosome 6, Tu2.1, whole genome shotgun sequence genome includes the window ATATTTGGCCATCTATATAAATTCAACCTGTGCCTTGTAATCCCAAGGGATATTATATAGTTTTTTTAATTCTAACCTTATAAAAAATCCTACAATCCAAAGGAGTCATCGAGAAGCTACAAAAGCTTTTTCTTTACTAAAAGTATTGGTAACAGAAATACAACAATAGAGatcaaaaaaaagaaaaacaactaAAAGATTACCAAATCAAGCCGGAGCCACTGGTGTGAGTGACATGTCTCCTCTTCGTTGGCGCGACGAGGAGCAACCAAAGCCACCATTGCCCACAACATCCAAAGTGGCACAAAGAAAGCGTGAGAATTTCCCACAAAAAGTGTTGGTAACATGAAAGAAAACAGAGATATTTTATTTTTGTCcataaaaaaacaaaaataaaaacaaatcAAGCGGGAGCCACTGGTGTGGTTTGAGCGTGACATGTCTCCTCGTTGGCGCGACGAGGGACAACCAAACCACCGGTGTCCACCAGACCACCACATCCTCCCAGCCCGACTACGAGAGGAGAGGCAGCCTCCTCCCTGCCACACACCACCACTCCTCACCGCACGCACGCACGCCTGAGCCGATCGAGCAGACGCGCGCGAGCCCCACacacctcgccgccggccatggccaTCTCCGCCACCTCCAGCCTCGCGCTCCACGCGGCCCCGTCCGCCGCCCGGCGCCGCATGCGCAGCGTCGTCGCCTCCGCAACGCGGTTCGACCGGCGCTCGGCCGTGCTCCTCCTGCTGTCGGCCGCGGGTGCCGGGTCGTCGTTGGCGGCGGTGGCGCCGTCCGCGAACGCTGCCGGCAGCATCGGGCTCTTCGGCATCCGGAAGAAGCTGGAGCGGGCGGAGGAGGCCGCGCGGGAGGTGGGCGAGGCCGCGGTGGAGGCCGTGGAGGCCGGCGGGGAGGCGGTGGCGGAGGCCGGGAAGGAGGTCGCCGGGGAGGGCATGCAGCTGGCCGCCGAGGCGGGGCTCGCCGGCGACGCGCTCGTGCAGGCCGGCGTGGTCGCCGGCGCAGAGGCGCTCGGGGTCCTCGTCGGCTTGTCCGTCGTCAACGGCATCCTCAAGCCCGAGGCCTAGAGGGTTGGTCGGCTCGGCCCGTAGTGTTTTTGCTGGCCCATCCGGTGTTTGGGTTTAGTGCTTACAGAAGGAACTGGCTATCATTATTTGTTCATGACTTTGTGGTGTGGTATATTTTAGTATGATTTTATAGAGTGATGGATGCTCATAGTTCAACAATGTTATGTAGTATGCAACAAGATCATACAATTTGCTTTGTAGGGAATTTGCGCTACATTAATGTATAAAACTTACATTGTTTCATGATGCTAAGTACCTGTTCGGCAACTGCCCAACGCCAGAAATCCTCAAATCCAGCTCCTCGATTCGCTTCCATCTTCCCGACGAAACTCGTGGTTCGAAAGAACCATTCGGCAACAGAACTCCCAGATCCACGATCGCTAGTCTTGGGCTGGTAGCTGCTTAACATGTTAAGCACTTAAGCTCGATTCTAGCATGGTAGGGAGGAAAGGTACTTGCTTCGTTCTTTTCTTCCCTGGTACGAATCGTTTTCTTTCACTTCGCGGT containing:
- the LOC125515411 gene encoding uncharacterized protein LOC125515411; protein product: MAISATSSLALHAAPSAARRRMRSVVASATRFDRRSAVLLLLSAAGAGSSLAAVAPSANAAGSIGLFGIRKKLERAEEAAREVGEAAVEAVEAGGEAVAEAGKEVAGEGMQLAAEAGLAGDALVQAGVVAGAEALGVLVGLSVVNGILKPEA